In Diaphorobacter ruginosibacter, the genomic stretch ACAAAACAGGCACGCGCCATGCGAGAGCAGCCGTGCAAGGGCCGCCCCGCCGCACTGGCTGCGTCCCCTTCCCGAACTGCGCAGCAGTTCGAGAGAAGGGGGAAGGCGCGAAGCGCCTCAGGGGGATGTCCCCTTCAACACTCCAGCCCACTCAAAACCAGGGTGCAGATCACTTCCTCGGCCCTGTCGAAATCCTGCTCGTCCAATTGAGGCTTGCCCAGCAGGATGGCGAACTGGGTCTGGTGCTCCGCATAGGCCTGCGTGACCGTCCAGATGATGAACATGAGGTGCGTGAAATCGAGCTTCGCTACCAGGCCCTTCTGGGCCCAGTGCTCGAACGTCGTCACTTCCTTCTGCAGCACGGGGGCAACGCGTTCGCGGATGGCTTCGGCGTATCGCGGTGCGCCCGCGATGACCTCCTTGGCGAAGACCTTCGCCGCATTGGGATGCTCCAGCGATGACCGCAGCTTGGCGCGAATGTACTTGCGCAGGGCCTTGGCCGGGTCGTCCTGTTCGCGCCACAGGTCCTCCATGCCCGAGAGCCAGTGGTCCAGCACATCGTCGAGCACGCGACGGTACAGCGCTTCCTTGCTGGGAAAGTAGTACAGCAGGTTGTGGCGGCTGATGCCGACCGCGCTGGCGATGCCTTCGAGCGACGCCCCCTCGAGTCCGAATTGCGCGAACTGGTTCTCTGCCTCGTTGAGGATCGCGCGCTCCTTGCGCAGGCGCGACGGGGTGGGCGCCCGGGGCGCTGCGGGTGCTTCGGCTGGCTGCAGCAGGTCGTCCGAAGGGGACACGGCCTGCCTGGTCGAGGATTTCGGGATCATTCGCGGTTCGTCGGTCATTGCACCATTGTGATGCGTTGCGGTACGCAGATTTTCAGGCATGGGCTTTGCATGGATGGGTTTTTACCGATTGGTAATTTTTTACCAACCAGTAAATTCTCACAAAACAACGCGGACATCGATCCGCAGCAACCACAAGAGGCCCACGATGATGACACCTCGGCAGTTTGCGTTCCTTCCTCCGTCGCCCCGAGACAGGCGACCGGCTTTTCACTCCAGTTGCAGTGCGCGCCAGCGCGCTCTGCAGTTCGAGAGCTTCCTCCCGCACTGACTCAACTCCCAAGGAGCCACGATGGAATCGACCGCCAACCGCGCGTGTGGTGTGCATGGTGCACGCCTGAATCTTGTCGAATACGCTGTGAATTTCAGTGATTCGCATGCCCCCCTGACCAAG encodes the following:
- a CDS encoding TetR family transcriptional regulator C-terminal domain-containing protein, translated to MIPKSSTRQAVSPSDDLLQPAEAPAAPRAPTPSRLRKERAILNEAENQFAQFGLEGASLEGIASAVGISRHNLLYYFPSKEALYRRVLDDVLDHWLSGMEDLWREQDDPAKALRKYIRAKLRSSLEHPNAAKVFAKEVIAGAPRYAEAIRERVAPVLQKEVTTFEHWAQKGLVAKLDFTHLMFIIWTVTQAYAEHQTQFAILLGKPQLDEQDFDRAEEVICTLVLSGLEC